GGGAGACAGGGCCCTTGACGGCGACCACAGGGTATAGTATCAATGTCTAGGTGCCCGCACTGCCCGCGTTGCCCAACATGTACATTGAGAGTTATTTGTTCTCGTCTTTACCCAAAGCTGGCGTCGTTTTCCGCTTTGCCCGCCCAATCGGAACTTTTGATTTTTAAGGGAATAAAGTTTGCACACCAAACCAAACACAGCACTAATGTAATATTGTAATGACAAGtaacataacataacatacCCTTCTTCATCATCCTTGGTAATAGCTGCTACATACTACTATGTTTGTATTATGTATGTACCGTAAGGACTAAAAGGCATGTCggtcttctcttctcttctgaTTTCTGAATTCTGAATTCTGAATTCTCATAAATCTGACCCACTCAGTCTCTGTCTGCCTCTCCGGACGGCACGCGCGCTCAGGCTATGCTATTCATTCATTCTGCGATGCATACAGTACAATATACATTACTACGCTACACTACACACCACATCACATCACATTTCAGTATTTCGATCCCAATAATTGACATTCCCAGTTTTTGTTTTCCTGCTGCCTCTCCTTTCCCTTTcgcattctttttttttttttttttttctcttttcttagaCCCTCCCAACAACGTCACATTATCTCTCTCTCAATTCCTCTACCTCACTGCTAGGTATTTTCATGCACGCTTCCCAGAAATACCATGCATATATATGCCAATTTTGCTAGTCAGATTCAAATTCCAATTGTTACAAcaacttgtttttgtttttatatttggaCAATGTTTTGATTTGGTCAATACAAGGTCATCACTGCAACTTTTAAAATCGGCTATGTTGGGTTGTTCAACATTCTTCTATGTGATTTTTACACTGCCTTTTCCAAAAGTTTGAATCAAAGGTGAAAGGAACACTAATTCCCTTCAATTAATCAAATCGTCTAGttgaattaaaacaaaatacccTTGGATTGGTTATGTCCGATCAATATAGATTTTAATACATAGTTAATATTAAATTCGttttatatgtcaaataaatattaattttagaagCCTAAGACTGGTAGATAATGAGAGATCACCAAATACTGATTGGTTACTTTATATGCTTTCTTATATCTTAAGTGATTAAGATTAATTTGTCATTGATCATCGACAATGTCTCTCAATCAATCAAAATCTTGATTGACAAATGGTTCAGCGAATCCGAAACACATAGACCCCTCCTTTTCCAAGAATCTCCTCGTTCCGTCTCTTGTGATCgcatatttttgtttctctaACTAATTATCCTTGACTTTACGTTTTCAGAATTTACACCAGTCAGCTTCTTCACATGATCATCTACCTAATTCTCATTAATATACAATATTTGGCATAATTCTCCCAATAATATATGCTTACAACTGATGCCCAAACACAACTTGCCACGTTACTATAAATTGATGTTTAATCTGTCTTCTAGCTTTTAGATAAAACAGTATAAAGTATTATGACGGATTCAtttcaaaccatttttttatacgCCATGAAGAATTTCTACCAACTCAATACACCTTTCAATCAATTCAGACTGAGACCAGAATTAAGGAGTTATTCTGCAATAAAACCTCTATTACGGTGCACATATAAGCGCACCGAATTTCCGTTAATAGGTATGCAATTTATCATCGTTCATTATTCCTcggttttaaaaaaagttttataattgatggtatttttgttttcattttcagaaTATAGTATTCACCATTCAACCAAGTAACTGTCTCCATCTAATTGTGTTTCATTGTGGTAGAAGCAATATGACTCTAGACAAATTTTACATACCTATTTTTGGCTAAGATCAAAATTGACGTACCTATGAAATTATAGGATGGAATCTCGACTTtcccaaacaaaaaaaatattattatgaaaaaaacaaatcaaagtaCCGGAAAAATTAAggaaattattattaacaaattattgGCTCTATTAGTACGTCAGATTCCAACAGATAGTATTATATCTCCATACATACAAATTTGTGGTGatgatttaaatttcatattaactaTTTATCTCCTTCCTCACTTGTTAGCTACAtacttttatctatttatttatgaagtataaaaatttatatcaaacaTTTTgcaatatctattatttttcctcttgcacataaaaaaaatctataatacTTACCTTCGTATTTCTAATGGTCTATCTACACCTATAGTTATCCACGAcgatttacttttttttttttttctagattaaAGTATCTTTCAAAATGGGCAATTTATACGATGTAGGAATAGCAATACCTTTTTATATAGttcacatgcatttttattttttttataaaaaaataatctacagaaaggttataaaaaatagtaaagacAATGAAACCTTTTCCTCTAATTAtctaatacataattaaaagtgataattaaattaaataataatgtgtGAATGGATTGGTAGAAAAAGAAGTTGTATACATAGAAGCAATAGTATAacgtataaaattaaaataaagaatgcaATATCTAATATCTGCAACGCTTCACATTCTCTGAATCGCGCACTGTTGTTGGTCTTGTTAGGTAGAGTGGACCAGAGAAAGTAGAATGGTGATAACAAACATAGGCAGAATCATTTGCAAGACGCAGCTGCCAATGAACGTACATGCTTTTATATTCCAATGTTAGAATTTCATGCAATTTCCATATGCGTTTCTCGttgtttttatgaaattaaaaaaagggtATCTGAAGATGATGAGCATTTCTGAGGCTGAGTTGAATTCTCTGATTATGGATGATAGAGGTCTTGCAATAAGGCATAGAGAAAAGATTCATGTGATGAAAGAATGGATGAATTGATTGCTTGTGGCATCCTTATTTTGTTTGTTAGGGTGTGTAGCAGAGGGAGGACAATGGGACATGTGTTTGTTCTGGGCATGGGGAGTGAGTGTGGGGAAGGGCTGAATTGAAGCCATGAGTTTCGGGCGCGCAGTGGCTCTTTCTTTTAGTTACTATACTTGTAGGGACAATCAGCTTTACACGTACTTCCACGTGACTAGCTCTCACCTTGAACTTGTAATCATGGTTTTTGAACGGAGAAGAATCTTCATCCACATTAAACCCTCAATCCCTTCCTCCACCAAGTACCACTCTTTTACAAAACTCCATCACTACCCTCTATCTTTCCTTTTCATTCTATCACAACACTTCAATCTACGCAACTACAACAAATATTTAcacatttaatgcttttatggAATATCATTGTTTCCCAAGTGGgggaacaaaaatatatatatccttcatcctctactttttcatttctcGTATTCTATTATTATCGATACACGAGCCCGTTCAttcatttaagaaaaacatCTGTTAAGTATTATAtgcaaattagtttttattttttattttcgatACAATAGGAGATGAGTTTTCGTATTTGTTAACTTTATACGTGGAAGCGAAAAACATCAGCAGCGAAACGCCCAGTCCATAAAAGAGAAGCACGTTTTTAGCCATATGCGTGTAATAGGAAAATGAAGTCGAATTCAAATCCGTTGTCTGCAAGTTTCTGTTGATATGCgagcaaaaagaaaaggaattcaAACTGTTTGGATGCATAGAAATTAACGAAGTGTCTTTACTGGTACTGTTTACTCATAAGTGGGACAAACAAAATGATTTCATCCCTTACATAATTCATAATTGATTCAGCAAAGACCGCACGTATGATAGAATGAGTAATGATCAGTGCATTAATAAACCTCTCCTAACTGAAGTTGGAATCATATAAGATCGAAAGTAATAATTAGCTTAACAAAAAAACTATTGTTTATTGTATAATATCACTTGTAGTCAAAATTTTCCAACACCCAAAATGGAAAGTGGAAACTGAACGTTATCTTTCTCTGGTAGAAATTGATTTTGTGAAGGCTACGGAGAAGATGTTTTGCATAATAAAGTTGACAaggtatttttttgttttttttcttgatgggtataattttatttaaggaAAGGTAAATTTGTTGTGAGTGTAAAGAGTTGGCATAGAGtgtataaatatgtatatattattggGAGCCCCCAATTCTATATATTCTTTGGCAACAAGAGTACCTGACTGCCAACGAAGCTGTCCTACTAGCAGCATAAAACAACGAAGCTGGCCAATTGAATTCCCAAAGGCGAGTGTCATCATACACTTCTACTCCTCTCCAATCTATATACTCTTTAATTCTCTCTCACTCATACGCAGAGCAAACCCACTTTCTTTCGCTTTTCTTTCTCCACTAACTCAAAAAGCCTCGCCACCCTTTTGCTTTTCGTTTTTGGATTGTTGTAGATCCACCAAGATAAAGAAGATGATCCAAGAACTGTTGGGTGGAGCTAGCCTCATAGCACCAGAAAGAAAACCCTCCATTAATGGAGGGGGTGCAGGAGGAGGAGGAGTAGTAGGAGGAGGAGTTTTACTCCCAACTGCACCATCTCCctcttctcttccttcttcctcAACCAATAATGTTACCCTCACATCCACCACCACAGCAACTACtgctaccaccaccaccaccactccCACATCGGAAAATCAAAACCTCAGGTGCCCGCGATGCGATTCATCCAACACCAAGTTCTGCTACTACAACAACTACAACCTCACTCAGCCCCGCCACTTTTGCAAAACGTGCCGCCGCTACTGGACCAAAGGTGGCGCTCTCCGCAACGTTCCCATCGGTGGCGGCTGccggaaaaacaaaaatatcggCGTGGCGAACTCAGTGGCAAAGACAGCCTCAACCAAGATGAAAGCCGTTGCATCTGAGCTTGGAAAATCACCAGGTTTCGGTGGGTTTGAAGTTGAACACGAGCTTCCACCACCGAGCCAAATCCTTTGGGGTTCCCCCCAAAACACTCACCTTCTGGCTCTGCTGAGAGCTACTCAGAAtcaaaaccctaaccctaaccctagtCCCATGTCCATCAAGGAAGAAGGGACCCTGATTGGGCACATGGTGAGCACTGAGCCCTTGGTTTCAAATACGTTGCTGAATCACCGAACCTTAGGCTATGATGCGGTTGCGCAAGTTCCTTCGCTTGGTCTGTTTGGGAGAAGCAATCaagatcaacaacaaaatgGGGGGTTCCTACTTGGGGAACATCAGAACAGTGGAATTCAAGAGATTTACCAGAAGCTAAGGTCATCATCGGCTAATAATTATTGCGGTGATAACTCGTCACAAGTGTTTATGGGGAACATGGCTTCTAATTATTCCTCTTCTGTGTCCAACAACATTATGGAAACAACATCGGTAGCTGGGGGTGAATTCGGATACTGGAACGCTCCAACCTTTTCGTGGTCTGATCTTCCAACAACGAATGGCGCCGGTGCATATCCGTAACAGAAATAACtgtttttctctctattttgtTCACcgcttaattttcttttcctgttaGACAGTAGCATAGTGCTCCTAATTAATCACTTTGTATCTTAAGAGTTTGGTTCTTTTGTGTTGCTTTTGGTTTGGGTGGTATATGAATATGGATCTAGCACTTTTTCAGTTCTTTTCTCACTAGCcttctatctttttttattttttgcttttgtgTAAGTTTGGTTGATGGTGTGCTTGGCTAAGTTATCTGTGGTTATTTCGAGGACCAGAGTTCAAAACTGAATGGAGAATTTTTTAATGGTTCATATTACTTTCCACGTCTCTGGATTTGTTAATGTAGTTTTGCTTCTTCCAAATCGACTTTTCCCGGAGTCTTAATTCCTTCACCTAATATAAACGTATGTATATCGATAATTGCAAGCAGGAGAATAGAAAAATGTAGAGTAGATTGTTACTGACAATAAATCGGGAAGGTGAGAGGTTcttaagaaaaacaattttgtaAGGCAATAAGAAAGAGTAAAGTTGGTGTGTAGAAGAATATATGATCTTGGTATACTAAaaagtttagggtttttgttttggtGTGTGTTAGAAGGAGGTGGAGGAGGCGTGGTGGTGGTCCTAGTGGGTAGCATATGCAAATGCAAGAACTTTGTTTTGTTACGAGAAATCGACGAATCTAAGGGAAAACCAGGCTTTTGCAAGGGTTTCCTGAAATAGCATTAGAGAATCTTGGAATTGGTAATGGGAGGAATCCATCTGCGTCCTTACAGAGAGCAGTGAGCACTTATGCTATGCCTGACTTGTGTTTCTCCGGTATTgtccaaaattttatttccttcttCCAATACTGACAATATCTATCAAACGCACACGCACAATGTTGTGTCTGGATTCTGGAACTAGCTGTCGACTCATCTTGATTCTTGGTATTCTAGTCAGTAATGCGAACCTATCTAACGATTCTAACCTATTATGAGTGTCTCACACGTTATGTGACAAGAAGCAGTCACTCAGTCACATGCAAACAAGTAATTCTAAATCATTACGCCGACTCACTAACCTTTCGTGTTTTTACCACACATTCAGAACCTCTTCAACTTTCAGAAAATATTATATCCAATCAGTAATGTGTGTTGTTATCAAGTATGCCAATAACTGTACTCCCAGAAACAAAAGGGAAAGCGAAACATAAAGAAGAAAGCAAATGGAAACAGAACTTGTACtgtttgattgaaaaataataattttatttatttttaatactattatataattattt
This genomic stretch from Vigna radiata var. radiata cultivar VC1973A chromosome 7, Vradiata_ver6, whole genome shotgun sequence harbors:
- the LOC106766838 gene encoding dof zinc finger protein DOF5.7 — protein: MIQELLGGASLIAPERKPSINGGGAGGGGVVGGGVLLPTAPSPSSLPSSSTNNVTLTSTTTATTATTTTTTPTSENQNLRCPRCDSSNTKFCYYNNYNLTQPRHFCKTCRRYWTKGGALRNVPIGGGCRKNKNIGVANSVAKTASTKMKAVASELGKSPGFGGFEVEHELPPPSQILWGSPQNTHLLALLRATQNQNPNPNPSPMSIKEEGTLIGHMVSTEPLVSNTLLNHRTLGYDAVAQVPSLGLFGRSNQDQQQNGGFLLGEHQNSGIQEIYQKLRSSSANNYCGDNSSQVFMGNMASNYSSSVSNNIMETTSVAGGEFGYWNAPTFSWSDLPTTNGAGAYP